CTATAAAGACAGTACCGGCCTGTTCCCCCGGAAATACCTGGAGCGGTACTATCTTGACTACTACGTGGACCGCAACCTCGCTGTGATAAAATTTCTGCAAAAACAACCCTGGATTGCCCGCAGCCCGCTGGTGGTGGCCGGACATTCCGAAGGGAGTACCATCAGCGCCAAAATGGCCATGCGCAGTAAATCAATCACCCATCTGATATATTCCGGCGGAAACCCGCAGGGCCGCATGCTCACCCTGATAGAACGGGAACGGGCACACGAAAAAGACAGCACCAGCGGCACCGGCGCCCTCTTCTCCCGGTGGGAAAAAATAACAGCAAACCCGCAGAACATGGATTTCTCCGCGGGAGACACCTACAAAGTGACCCACGACTTCTCCGATCCGCCGGCAGCATATCTCAGTCGACTCAAAATCCCCGTGCTCATCACCTTCGGCACCCGCGATGCAGGCGTCCCTTACCTGGACATGTTCCGCATAGACATGGTCCGCCGACATAAACAAAATTTTAACTATCGCGAATACATCGGTACAGAACATAATTATTTCCCGCTAAAACCCAACGGAGAGCCCGACTACGATGTATTCAACTGGGACAAGGTAGCGGAAGACTGGCGTCAGTGGCTGCTCACCCAGCGACCTCTGCCAACGTTAAACTTACCCCCTTCCAGACCGTCAAACAAGTGAACCTAACCATAAGGTCATGAAAAAGTTTGTCGTGATAATAATATGCACTTTGCTGGCTGTTGCTGCCACACCACGGGCATATGCACAAGTCAGCATTGGCGTTTCTGTAGGCATCGCGCCGCCTGCGATACCGGTCTATACACAGCCTCCCTGCCCCGGCGACGGTTACATGTGGGTCCCCGGATACTGGGCATACAGTACCCACTACTATTGGGTACCGGGCATATGGGTGAGAGCGCCCTATATAGGCGCCCTGTGGACTCCCGGCTACTGGGGCTTTATTGGCGGCGTATATCGCTGGCATGCCGGTTACTGGGGCCCGCACATCGGGTACTATGGCGGCATTAACTATGGCTGCGGGTATTTCGGCACAGGGTTCTCCGGCGGTATGTGGCGGGGCAACTCCTTCCATTACAATACAGCTATCACCAGAGTGAATACTACTGTGGTGCACAACACCTACATCAACAGAAGCGTGGTCAATAACAACATCAATAATAACCGTACCAGTTATACCCGGAATGTGGTAAACGACAACCGCGAAAACTTCACCCGGAATAATAACAATACAACGATTAACAATAACCGGGAGAACTTCACCCGGAATAATAACAACACAACGATCAACAATAACCGGGAGAACTTCACCCGGAATAATAACAACACAACGATCAACAATAACCGGGAGAACTTCACGCGGAATAATAACACTACGGTAAACAACAACCGTGACAACTTCGCCAGAAACAATAATATGAACGCCTCCCGCAGCAGCTGGAATGGCAACCACCAGGCAGGTATGAACAGGCCGATGGCCATGAGCAGAGCGTCCCGTCCGCAAGGCAACTTTATGCGTCAGCCATCAGGAGGCGGTAGCTTCCGCGGCGGCGGCGGTGGCCACTTTGGTGGTGGCGGCGGCGGACATTTTGGTGGTGGTGGAGGCGGACATTTTGGTGGTGGTGGAGGCCACTTCGGTGGCGGAGGTCACGGCCGGCACTAGCACTGCTATCGGCAAGCATCAAACAATAATTACAAGCAAAAAAAGGGGCTGACCAGTTGGTCAGCCCTGCTTTTCTGTTTTAACCTGTTCACAACCCCGCCATCCTCCATGCCAGTCGTGGTGGAAGGCAGCCCGCATCAACAGGATATTTACACCGATAAAGAGTATAATAACAAGTATCGCAGCCACTTTGGAGATACGCGCCAGCGCAGGTCTTTTTGAAAAACCACCAAAGATGTAACCAATAATAAATACCATACTCGCTGCAAACAGTACCCTGAAAAGGATAAGAAAAGGAAATAACATAACATGATTTTTTAAACGCTTGAATAATCATTTGAATTTGCCCAGCAATGCTTCATCTTCCGCCTTGCCCCAGTGAGGGGTCGTTCCTGTCTTATCTTTCGCCAACAGGCCCAGGCTTTTCTCTGCTAATTCTTTCGCCAATGATTTGTCACCGCCCCACATTTTAGGCGTATAATATTTCACCCATGCACGTACGTACAAAGCCCTCGGGTTTTCCGGTGCCAGCTGAAGCGCCTGCTGCAGGTACTTTTCCGATATGCTGCCGTATTTACGGCCGTAAGTCATCGGATTGATGAATACCCTGGTGCGGTTCACCATACTGGCCACCGTCAGCGCTTCTGCCAGTTCATGCCGGGATTTGGTGCTGTCCAGCAGAGACATCGCACGCCCTATCTGCTCTTCTCCCCTCACGCTGTATGGCTCAATTTTATCCCCATCGTCCTGGTAGAGGAAACCGATTTTCGCGTTACAGTAGGCAGCATAATACCAGGGCAGCCAGGAGCCAGGCTGCTGCGCCGTCAGCGTGACAAATGTTTTTTCCAGCGCTTCGTAATCTTTTACAGAAGCGGCGCCGTCGAGCTTATGCACGGCGTCTTCCAGTGACTGCGCCATGGCAAAGACAGAGCAGGACAGCAGTACTAATAAGGAGAGGATTGTTTTTTTCATAATTAGCGGGTTTGTGTTTTATAAATTGTTATTGATAAAATCATCGGTACGATCTATACCAAGACTCATAAAGAAGCCGATGAAAAATGTTCTGTTGGCCGGCAACGATACCGCCATCTTATGCTGGCCATTGTAACTGTAGTTATAACCAAACACCTGGGCAGTGCCCAGCAGGTTATTTACTCCCAGCGCAAAACCGGAGAAGTCTTTATGCTTCCAGCGCGGGAACAATGTCATCAGATGAGCAATATGCAGGTTCACGACATTATATGGCTTTGTGGTGCCCTCGTCTGCCAGCTGCCAGCCATCACTGTACCGGATATTGTAGTACGGCCTTCCCGCTGCCAGCGCATAAGACACGTTAATGCCGGTAGACAGGTCCGGGAAAAATTTCTTTACGGCGATCGTCATCGTGTGCGGCGCAGCAAATGACGGGCGCAGCGTCATCGGATAGTTCAGGTAATCCCGTTTGGTGTCCAGGTACGTATAGGTGATCCAGTAGTCCAGGTTTTTAAAAGTCTTTTTATCCCGGTAGAATAATTCCACCCCTTTCGCATAGCCGTTACCGGTAGACATGCTTTTTGCGTCCGGCGGTAACAGCCGTATCAGATCGTTATATTGCTTGTAATAGGCTTCCACACGGAAAAAACGGTTATGTGCCCTTCTGGTGTAATTCACGACATAGTGCGCAGCACGGGAAAGGGATAAGTCGCGGTTGCGGTACAGGAACTCGTTCTGAGGCTCCTGGTAAAAAAGGCCATAGGCGAAGTTAAGCTGACTTTCATCGCTCAGCCGCCATGCCAGGCTTACCCGCGGCGCCAGTGACCATTTCTCCAGCAGGGAAGTATGCTCCAGCCGCAGCCCAGCTTTAGCTGCGAGGCTGCCCGTCAGGTAAATATCACTCTCTGCAAAAAGGGCGGACAGCTGGTCTGTTTGCGCCACAGCGCTGTCACGATATATGCCGGCATCTTTGGAATAAAAATGTTCCGCACCAAAGCGCACTGCCTGGTCCCTGCCCAGGAAACGGGTAAACACTACTCTCGCCTGCGCAAAATCAGAGCGGATATTACTGTAGTTGCTTTTTAAGTTAAGCGGCACGTCCGGTAGAGAAGCGGGCTTCTCTGCGGCGTCCACCAGGCTGGCAACACGTTTGTCCCTGTTGTTGCTGTAAGCCAGGCCCGTTTCCACTTTCCAGTTTTCCCCCAACCCGGTGCGGTAACTCATATTCGTATAGACGTTACCGCCCTTTACCAGGTAACCGGAGCGCAACGCCGCACTGTCTACGTCCTGATTATACAGGCCCACGCTGCTTTTACTCCACACGGCATATACTTTGAGCATACCGCTGCGGCCTGTTTTAACGCGGAAATTGGCGTTACCCTCCAGATACGAAGGCCCCTGAAAATAATCGGGCACATGTGGCACCAGCGCATTGTACAAAGTCTGATTGGAGTAGTTAAGCCCCAGTCCGAAGCTGCTGCGGTTGTCCTTTCCCAACCGCTGCATCCCCGCGCCCTGATTGGCAGGAAACAGGTAAAAATTAGCGGACGATTTCTCCGGAAGGTCCACACTTTCCAGTATCAGCGCGCTGCTCATGGCTTGCCCGTATAAGGCAGAATAACCGCCGGAGCTGAACAGTATCCCTTTAAACAGGAAAGGGTTGATACGGGCGCCCTGTGAGATGCCCGGCACGGAAGGATAGTTGGGATATTTGAATAACGTGCCGTCAATAAACTGTTTGGTCTCATCACTGGTACCGCCCCTCACAAAAAGCCCTTCCGTTTCCCCGATCTGTTGTACCCCCGGCAGTGCGCGCAACGCCTGTGAAAGGTCGCCGTTGCTGCCGGCCACGGTGACAGCGTCCATGGGCGTGAGGGAGGCTCCTTTGGCTTTATCGCTGGCCTCAAAAGCACCGGCGCTCACCGTCACCTGCTTCAGGTTTTTAGGTGTGCCGCGGGGAACGGTATCGGACACGGCTTTCCCGGTGCTGTCAGCCGGCGGCTGTTGCGCGTGAGCTGTGTTCAGCAAGGCAGGTAAAAAAATCCATATCAGGTATCTGGTCATCACCGGAAGTATTATTTACCCACAAAACTAGCGGGTAGCACGACCGGGATTTTGAGGTGTAGACAACACAGGAAAGTGTGACGACAAGATGAGCAAGTCCGTTTACATCAGTTTTGAGGTCCTTGCACTAAGCGGGTAACATTTTCTTTGAAGAAATCGCTGACAGGTATTTCTTTTTCACCGATACATACCAAATCGCGTTTTACGGAGGTTATCTTCTTCACCGCCACCAGATAGGATTTGTGGGTGCGGACAAATTCTTCTGCCGGTAATTTCTCCGCGACGGCTTTCATCGTCATACGGGTAAGGATTGGCCTTGCAGCGGAAGAGAGGTGTATTTTGATATAGTCTTTTAATCCTTCGATATATTCAATGTCTGCCACCACAATTTTCACCTGTACGTATTCCACGTTCACGAAAAAATCGGTGATGGCACGGGCGGGCGCTGGTGGCTGTTGCAGCCGGAACAAGTCGCCGGCACGCTGGCAGGCTTTCAGGAAACGCTCAAAGCTAAAGGGTTTCAACAGGTAATCCACTACCTGGAAGTTATATCCTTCCAGGGCGTATTTTTCATAAGCCGTCACGAGAATAACGAGCGGCGGGCGTTGCAGCGATTGTAAAAGCTGCAAACCGTTGAGGCGGGGCATTTGTATATCGAGAAACATCAGGTCTACCTGTTCCCGCTGCATCACTTCCATAGCTTCCATCGCATTTTTGCAGGTGGCCACCAGCTCCAAAAAAGGTACCTGCCGGATACTGTCTTCCAGTAACTCCCGCACCAGGTGCTCATCATCTACTGCAATGCAACGTATCATACAAGCGTTAACGTTAGGTGTACAAGAAACCGGTTGCCATCGTTCCTTACCGCCAGCGTATAATGCCGGTGATATAGCAGTTCCAATCTGGATTTTACATTGGCCAGGCCTATTCCCGAACTGTCGTCTTTGCTGGTGTCCTGTACCGGATCAAAATGGTTTTCCACTTCAAAGGTAAGTACATCTTCCTGAACAGACAGGTGGATACGGATAACCGGCTGCTCTACGCCGGTACCGTGTTTGAAAGCATTCTCCACAAAGGGTATCAGCAACATCGGCTCTATCGTATAATTGCTCAATGACGCTGTGGCCGGCAGTTCCCTGCGAATGTCCACATCATTGCCAAAACGTAGCTGCTGCAGCGCAATGTAACTGTCGAGATACGCTACTTCCTTTTGCAGTGGCACCTTGGCGCCACCGGTATTGTACAGCATATACCGCATCAGCTCCGACAGCATGATCAGCGAAGGCTCCAGCTGATCAGATTTTTTCCTGGCCAGCGACACCATGTTGGTCAACACGTTAAACAAAAAATGCGGACTGATCTGTGAGCGGAGAAACTTTAATTCGGTAGACAGTTGCTCTGCCTGCTTTTCTTTCTGCCGGCGCTCTTCGTATATGCGGTCCAGTATCTTACGGTACAACAGGCTGATCACCAGCACCGCCACAGAAGGCCCGAAAACAAAGCGGTACGCAGCTTTGTTGTGCAACAGCCCCGGAAACCAGGTAGCCATGATATGGTACTTCAGCTGGAAAGAAACAAACAACAGCAACAAGGCAGCGGGAACATACATCCACCAGTAGCGGCGGTTGAGCAACCGCGGGCACAGGTAAAAAGCATTACCATAAAAAATACCCATGTGTATCACACCGGCAACAGTAAAAAAAACGCCGGGCATAGGGCCGATACTGTACTGGTTTTCGGGAGATGATACGATATAAGGCAATAACAACAGCATGCCCCAGATAAGCGCATGCAGTGTTATGTTGATATATTTTGCTGTCAGGAATGCTTTCATGTACAATATAAATATACTGCAAAGCACGCTGCTCCGGACCGGTTTATCCCCAAAGAAGCGACAACACGGCAAAATGTGCAGACAACACGGACTTTACCGGTAAGAAATGTAGGTGGTCTGCCCGGTCACACTGCCGCCGTTGGTCGTGATTTTTACCGGATAACCGGCCGCATTGTACTCATACACGTACTGTTGCACCAGCTCTACCATATTATCAATCTTCAGTTGCATTTTAATTACGTTGTTGGGAGAAATACAATCCGCAAACCGCTGCAGGGCCGGTAATATGAGACCGTATTTTTTATACATGGCATAGTAGGGGTTGGGATGATTATCATACTGGTAGGTGACCGTTACCACCAGGTCCGGCACTCCCGGCCTTCCGAACAGGTTAGGCTGCGTGGTAACCGCCCGGATAACGTTGCCCTTGCCATCGTATTCAAATTTGATGGAAGTATACAGGGCGGTGTTCCATTTGCCGGGCGTAAAGGTAATGCCATTCAGGCGGCCGGCGGGCAGGGTGTAATCATAGCTGCTGAGGATGGTACCGCTGGCAAACCGTTCATCTTTGATACTGCCGTCAATGCTTTTGATGTAGCTGTACAGGGAGTCGGCAATACTACCCGCACACAGGCCGTTGGCCCAGGTGAAAGTCGTTTTGTAGATATAACCGGTAATAATATTATTGACGGTGTCTTTGTGTTCGATACGGCTGCCAACAATGCGGCCTTTGTCATCATAGGAAAATTTTTCATGGCCCATCGCCACCAGCCGGTCGCCTTCATAAATAAAAGGCGGGATATCAGAGATAGCGGTGATGTTTACATCGTTGTAGTTTAATGCCGGCCCGTTTCCGGATTCATCTTTGCGGCAGGCCATCAGGCTCAGGATGGCCAGACACAGTACAGTACTGGATAATTTCATGTTCGCGGGTTATATTTTAACAACACTATAGTTTCAGATTTATCGGTCGGCATAATTCTGCAGCTTCTGTTTCTCTTCGGCAGACAGGCTGTTGATGCCCTGCCGGTGGATCTTTTCAAGTATGGCATCTATCTCCTGCTGCTGTATGGCCTTTTGCTGGTTATACCGGTCTTCCAGGTTCAGGAAACGTTGTGGGCCGGGGGTATTACCGGTAAGCATCATGTGTGGCTTACGTACCAGCAGGTACATGAAAATAATACAGGGCAGCAGTATCGCCAATACCGGCAGATAATGTTGTCTGACGGCCTGCGGCTCCATACATACGGCAAAAACCAGCCCGATAAAAGCGCCGCCCAGGTGGGCTTCATGTCCTACGTTATCATTTTTGTCTTTAATCCGAAAGATAGTAAACAACATGTACAATACACCGTATATCCATGCCGGTATGTACAACGGGATACCGAAGAATCCGATTTCCATTTCAGGGAACAAAGCGATACATGCGAAGATAATACCACATACGGCGCCGGAGGCCCCCACTGCACTATAATCTCCATGATGCCGGTGAATAAACAGCGACAACAGGTTGCCACCCACCAGGCTGCTCATATAAATGATGATGAAGTTTTTAATCCCTAACACCGCTTCCACATCCGCGCTGAAAAAACAGAGCGACATCATGTTAAAAAGCAGGTGCATCCAGTCCGCATGCAGAAAGCCGGAAGAAATAAGGCGGTAATATTCCTTGTGGACCAGCATTTCATCCACAATAAAAGCATATTTATCAAAAAAAACGGTGTCTTTAAATCCCTTGTAAGACACCACGAGGTTCAGGATAACGGTCACCAGGGCAACAACGCCGATTTCAGTCATGGCTATAGGACATTTAGGGTACAGGATGTAAATGTGAACGGCAGCCGGAATAGTTACCGGCTGCCGTTATAAAGATAAAAAACTTATTACATTAAAAAGTAGGATCGGCGGGTGTATTTGGGTTATCGTTCCTTTCCACAAAAGGATAAGGGAAATAATTCCTTTTCCTTTCGGTAGTTGGACGGCCAAATCGGCGCTGGTCTTCAATTTCCTGGCCAGACATGAACATTTCAATGCGACGGTGTTTGTAAATCTGCGTCAGCAGGTCCGGGATGGTGGCGACAACCACCGGCGGCAGGTTGGCACCTATGCCAAACGGATCGTCAGACGGCTTTTTGGTCACTACCTTGTTCAGCTCTGCGAGACCGTTTACCAGGTCGTTGTTACGGGCATAACATTCCGCT
The Chitinophaga varians genome window above contains:
- a CDS encoding YXWGXW repeat-containing protein; the encoded protein is MKKFVVIIICTLLAVAATPRAYAQVSIGVSVGIAPPAIPVYTQPPCPGDGYMWVPGYWAYSTHYYWVPGIWVRAPYIGALWTPGYWGFIGGVYRWHAGYWGPHIGYYGGINYGCGYFGTGFSGGMWRGNSFHYNTAITRVNTTVVHNTYINRSVVNNNINNNRTSYTRNVVNDNRENFTRNNNNTTINNNRENFTRNNNNTTINNNRENFTRNNNNTTINNNRENFTRNNNTTVNNNRDNFARNNNMNASRSSWNGNHQAGMNRPMAMSRASRPQGNFMRQPSGGGSFRGGGGGHFGGGGGGHFGGGGGGHFGGGGGHFGGGGHGRH
- a CDS encoding TonB-dependent receptor plug domain-containing protein produces the protein MTRYLIWIFLPALLNTAHAQQPPADSTGKAVSDTVPRGTPKNLKQVTVSAGAFEASDKAKGASLTPMDAVTVAGSNGDLSQALRALPGVQQIGETEGLFVRGGTSDETKQFIDGTLFKYPNYPSVPGISQGARINPFLFKGILFSSGGYSALYGQAMSSALILESVDLPEKSSANFYLFPANQGAGMQRLGKDNRSSFGLGLNYSNQTLYNALVPHVPDYFQGPSYLEGNANFRVKTGRSGMLKVYAVWSKSSVGLYNQDVDSAALRSGYLVKGGNVYTNMSYRTGLGENWKVETGLAYSNNRDKRVASLVDAAEKPASLPDVPLNLKSNYSNIRSDFAQARVVFTRFLGRDQAVRFGAEHFYSKDAGIYRDSAVAQTDQLSALFAESDIYLTGSLAAKAGLRLEHTSLLEKWSLAPRVSLAWRLSDESQLNFAYGLFYQEPQNEFLYRNRDLSLSRAAHYVVNYTRRAHNRFFRVEAYYKQYNDLIRLLPPDAKSMSTGNGYAKGVELFYRDKKTFKNLDYWITYTYLDTKRDYLNYPMTLRPSFAAPHTMTIAVKKFFPDLSTGINVSYALAAGRPYYNIRYSDGWQLADEGTTKPYNVVNLHIAHLMTLFPRWKHKDFSGFALGVNNLLGTAQVFGYNYSYNGQHKMAVSLPANRTFFIGFFMSLGIDRTDDFINNNL
- a CDS encoding LytR/AlgR family response regulator transcription factor, encoding MIRCIAVDDEHLVRELLEDSIRQVPFLELVATCKNAMEAMEVMQREQVDLMFLDIQMPRLNGLQLLQSLQRPPLVILVTAYEKYALEGYNFQVVDYLLKPFSFERFLKACQRAGDLFRLQQPPAPARAITDFFVNVEYVQVKIVVADIEYIEGLKDYIKIHLSSAARPILTRMTMKAVAEKLPAEEFVRTHKSYLVAVKKITSVKRDLVCIGEKEIPVSDFFKENVTRLVQGPQN
- a CDS encoding sensor histidine kinase encodes the protein MKAFLTAKYINITLHALIWGMLLLLPYIVSSPENQYSIGPMPGVFFTVAGVIHMGIFYGNAFYLCPRLLNRRYWWMYVPAALLLLFVSFQLKYHIMATWFPGLLHNKAAYRFVFGPSVAVLVISLLYRKILDRIYEERRQKEKQAEQLSTELKFLRSQISPHFLFNVLTNMVSLARKKSDQLEPSLIMLSELMRYMLYNTGGAKVPLQKEVAYLDSYIALQQLRFGNDVDIRRELPATASLSNYTIEPMLLIPFVENAFKHGTGVEQPVIRIHLSVQEDVLTFEVENHFDPVQDTSKDDSSGIGLANVKSRLELLYHRHYTLAVRNDGNRFLVHLTLTLV
- a CDS encoding rhomboid family protein; translated protein: MTEIGVVALVTVILNLVVSYKGFKDTVFFDKYAFIVDEMLVHKEYYRLISSGFLHADWMHLLFNMMSLCFFSADVEAVLGIKNFIIIYMSSLVGGNLLSLFIHRHHGDYSAVGASGAVCGIIFACIALFPEMEIGFFGIPLYIPAWIYGVLYMLFTIFRIKDKNDNVGHEAHLGGAFIGLVFAVCMEPQAVRQHYLPVLAILLPCIIFMYLLVRKPHMMLTGNTPGPQRFLNLEDRYNQQKAIQQQEIDAILEKIHRQGINSLSAEEKQKLQNYADR